One segment of Erigeron canadensis isolate Cc75 chromosome 2, C_canadensis_v1, whole genome shotgun sequence DNA contains the following:
- the LOC122589141 gene encoding dual specificity protein phosphatase PHS1, producing MAANESKDDLYALSLQKEEEEEDRYKVFDFVGSDDTDPPLPLTVASRVLYMLGDIAAGPAFRFTQWLELVRKRSGKYKSSGFPRASQRFDSMILSAGDSSLGSTNSLPFEQVTEISLWERLGKAAMLNIESSSFSWDMLSSLHHTEHSSSSEHSEDDMNKALEVTVNSGGVVFFALFNNIKTGEFLPKEAAAVIKIASSRMATQSERLGYEFSKWLGVRTPQARVIHNCSPEWLKIKEAAEKAKESAVSEGDEVGEVTCSELLEALELSRCLYLMNYVHGSPLLENSSAFKTQKAAEKTSAALGRILMLDLVIRNEDRLPCRHLHWRGNSANLLLADKMATANRDALEEAFDSAINKYRPRVIRALHKDRRSSSVDSRMSTDDSNIASKSSDLSDTPQSPFSGDKLLKRQVTIDPIITDFDIVAIDSGVPRRPPAGKLAHDQENYPKLVELLINSPEYASHLLHEITMGKLGIPSESGETSDNSPFIKNMISVVHEFRSGFRAALMDLQGFHIFLLTLHQKLDSLLRSFMNIIDKSSSGDFDKEDVMMLESHSAPCVSPQGKESDSNDTELQKTCPKAPSSGCKENLDSISPISRDSSSHGKNVKGHSAEPLRTMRITSKLRDFHKYAKVDAELNKELEQWNELLKNEAVKLCQENNFNSGFFDGSESNFVVDAYELKLRLEHILQRISLISDAGNTEKPSLITCGLYIGGALAARSIYTLQHIGITHILCLCSNEIGQSDSQRPDLFEYQNFSIGDEEDSDISEIFEAAHQFIDSVEQKGGKVLVHCFEGRSRSATVVLGYLMMRKNYTLLKAWNILRRVHRRAQPNDGFAKVLLELDRKLHGKVSMEWQQKKPSIKVCPICGKNAGLSSSSLKLHLQKAHRKLSSGSVDSAMTMEIQKVLEALNITQRQSHGSD from the exons ATGGCGGCAAATGAGAGCAAAGATGACCTTTACGCTCTCTCTCTTCAG aaagaagaagaagaagaagataggTATAAGGTCTTCGATTTCGTTGGATCCGATGATACCGATCCTCCTCTTCCTCTCACCGTCGCTTCTCGT GTATTGTACATGTTAGGTGATATTGCAGCAGGTCCTGCGTTTCGGTTTACTCAATGGTTGGAGTTAGTTAGGAAACGCAGCGGCAAGTATAAGTCCTCTGGTTTCCCTCGTGCCTCCCAACGGTTTGATAGTATGATCTTGAG TGCAGGAGATTCAAGTTTAGGATCAACAAATTCTCTTCCTTTTGAGCAAGTTACGGAAATCAGTTTGTGGGAAAGACTTGGTAAGGCTGCTATGTTGAACATCGAGTCAAGCTCATTCTCTTGGGACATGCTTTCTTCACTTCACCACACTGAACATAGTAGCAGCAGTGAACATTCTGAGGATGACATGAATAAAGCATTAGAG GTGACAGTGAATTCCGGAGGAGTTGTATTCTTTGCACTATTTAACAATATCAAAACTGGTGAGTTTCTCCCTAAAGAAGCAGCAGCCGTGATCAAAATAGCATCTTCTAGGATGGCTACACAATCAGAGCGGCTTGGTTATGAGTTTTCAAAATGGCTAGGTGTCAGAACTCCACAG GCAAGAGTCATTCACAACTGTAGTCCAGAGTGGTTAAAGATCAAGGAAGCTGCAGAAAAAGCAAAAGAGTCAGCAGTTTCTGAAGGAGATGAAGTTGGTGAAGTCACTTGCTCGGAACTTCTAGAAGCCCTTGAGCTGAGCCGATGCCTTTATCTGATGAA TTATGTGCACGGATCTCCTCTACTAGAAAACTCAAGTGCATTCAAGACCCAAAAGGCTGCAGAAAAGACGTCGGCTGCACTTGGCAGAATCTTGATGCTGGATCTTGTCATCAGAAATGAAGACCGGCTTCCATGTCGTCATCTCCATTGGCGTGGGAATTCTGCGAACCTATTATTAGCAGATAAAATGGCAACTGCAAATAGGGATGCCTTGGAAGAAGCATTTGATTCTGCTATCAATAAATATAGACCAAGAGTAATAAGGGCACTTCATAAAGATAGAAGGTCAAGTTCCGTAGATAGCAGAATGAGCACTGATGATTCAAATATAGCATCAAAAAGCTCTGATCTTTCTGATACTCCACAATCACCCTTTTCTGGTGACAAACTCTTAAAAAGACAAGTTACAATTGATCCAATAATAACTGATTTTGATATTGTGGCTATTGACTCTGGTGTCCCTCGCCGACCACCAGCTGGTAAACTTGCACATGATCAAGAAAACTATCCTAAACTTGTTGAACTTCTTATCAATAGTCCCGAATATGCATCACACCTGTTACACGAGATAACTATGGGAAAATTAGGAATTCCTTCAGAGAGTGGTGAAACCTCTGATAATTCGCCTTTTATCAAAAACATGATCTCAGTGGTTCATGAATTCAGGAGTGGATTTCGTGCAGCACTTATGGATTTGCAGGGATTTCATATATTTCTTCTCACACTTCATCAAAAGTTGGATAGTCTGTTACGGAGTTTTATGAATATAATAGACAAATCTTCTAGTGGGGATTTTGATAAAGAAGATGTGATGATGCTTGAATCACATTCTGCTCCCTGTGTTTCCCCACAAGGTAAAGAGTCAGATTCAAATGATACGGAATTGCAGAAGACGTGTCCGAAGGCACCCTCTTCCGGATGCAAAGAGAACTTGGATTCGATTTCTCCAATATCACGTGATTCTTCTTCACATGGAAAGAATGTTAAGGGACATAGTGCAGAACCCCTCCGTACCATGCGTATAACCTCAAAGCTCCGTGACTTCCACAAATATGCTAAG GTAGATGCTGAGCTGAATAAAGAACTAGAGCAATGGAATGAGTTGCTAAAAAATGAAGCTGTAAAATTGTGCCAAGAGAATAACTTCAATTCTGGGTTTTTTGATGGAAGTGAGAGTAATTTTGTTGTTGATGCCTATGAACTAAAG CTTAGGCTTGAGCATATTCTTCAGAGAATATCATTGATATCCGATGCTGGAAATACAGAAAAGCCTTCTTTAATTACATGTGGCCTATACATTGGAGGGGCACTAGCTGCAAGATCTATCTACACACTGCAACATATAGGGATTACACATATTTTGTGCTTGTGTTCTAATGAAATCGGACAGTCTGATTCTCAGCGCCCAGATTTATTCGAGTATCAAAACTTCTCA ATTGGTGATGAAGAAGACTCAGATATCAGTGAGATTTTTGAAGCAGCACATCAGTTTATTGATTCTGTTGAACAGAAAGGTGGAAAGGTTCTGGTTCACTGCTTTGAAGGGAGAAGCAGGAGCGCAACAGTTGTTCTTGGTTACTTAATGATGAGGAA GAACTACACATTACTGAAAGCATGGAATATCCTACGAAGAGTTCATAGGCGAGCCCAACCCAATGACGGGTTTGCAAAGGTACTCCTGGAATTGGACAGGAAGTTGCATGGAAAGGTCTCAATGGAATGGCAGCAGAAGAAGCCATCAATAAAGGTTTGCCCAATTTGCGGGAAGAATGCAGGGTTAAGCAGCagttcactgaagcttcacttacAGAAAGCACATAGGAAATTGTCATCAGGGAGTGTAGACAGTGCCATGACTATGGAGATACAAAAGGTGTTAGAGGCGCTCAACATTACACAGAGACAGTCCCATGGGAGTGATTGA
- the LOC122587277 gene encoding ATP-dependent Clp protease ATP-binding subunit ClpA homolog CD4B, chloroplastic-like, producing the protein MAGALVHAASFPVHKSKHLANGTGQVKRMVKMMACSYAPPMRMRTFSGLRSSNALDNIMRTGHDFHSKVALATSVRQRKVGSRIVPKAMFERFTEKAIKVIMLAQEEARRLGHNFVGTEQILLGLIGEGTGIAAKVLKSMGISLKDARVEVEKIIGRGSGFVAVEIPFTPRAKRVLELSLEEARQLGHNYIGSEHLLLGLLREGEGVAARTLENLGADPSNIRTQVIRMVGESAETVGAGVGGGSSNSKMPTLEEYGTNLTKLAEEGKLDPVVGRQSQIERVTQILGRRTKNNPCLIGEPGVGKTAIAEGLAQRIANGDVPETIEGKKVITLDMGLLVAGTKYRGEFEERLKKLMEEIKQSDDIILFIDEVHTLIGAGAAEGAIDAANILKPALARGELQCIGATTLDEYRKHIEKDPALERRFQPVKVPEPSVEETIQILKGLRERYEIHHKLRYTDDAVVAAAELSHQYISDRFLPDKAIDLIDEAGSRVRLRHAQLPEEARALEKDLRQITKEKNEAVRGQDFEKAGELRDREMDLKTQISALIDKTKEMSKAESEAGDEGPTVTEADIQHIVSTWTGIPVEKVSSDESERLLKMEDTLHTRIIGQDEAVKAISRAIRRARVGLKNPNRPIASFIFSGPTGVGKSELAKSLAAYYFGSEEAMIRLDMSEFMERHTVSKLIGSPPGYVGYTEGGQLTEAVRRRPYTVVLFDEIEKAHPDVFNMMLQILEDGRLTDSKGRTVDFKNTLLIMTSNIGSSVIEKGGRRIGFDLDYDEKDSSYNRIKSLVTEELKQYFRPEFLNRLDEMIVFRQLTKLEVKEIADIMLKEVFERLKVKEIELQVTERFRDRVVEEGYNPSYGARPLRRAIMRLLEDSMAEKMLAREIKEGDSVIVDVDSDGNVTVLNGSGGAPPEVLPEPITV; encoded by the exons ATGGCCGGGGCTCTAGTTCACGCTGCTTCCTTCCCTGTTCATAAAAGCAAACATTTGGCAAATGGAACTGGGCAGGTGAAAAGAATGGTTAAAATGATGGCATGTTCATACGCACCTCCAATGAGGATGAGAACCTTTTCGGGATTACGAAGTTCCAATGCATTGGATAACATTATGAGAACAGGTCATGATTTTCATTCCAAAGTTGCCTTGGCGACCTCTGTTCGGCAACGAAAGGTTGGCAGTCGGATTGTGCCAAAAGCTATGTTCGAGCGATTTACAGAAAAGGCTATTAAAGTAATTATGCTTGCACAAGAGGAAGCTCGTCGTTTAGGTCATAATTTTGTTGGCACGGAACAAATATTGTTAGGTCTTATAGGCGAGGGAACCGGGATTGCTGCTAAGGTTTTGAAGTCTATGGGGATCAGTTTGAAAGATGCACGTGTGGAAGTTGAGAAAATCATTGGTAGGGGTAGTGGGTTTGTTGCTGTTGAGATTCCCTTTACTCCTCGAGCTAAACGTGTTTTGGAACTCTCGTTGGAGGAAGCCCGCCAGCTTG GTCACAACTACATTGGATCTGAGCACTTGCTACTTGGTTTGCTTCGAGAGGGTGAGGGTGTCGCAGCTCGTACTTTGGAAAATCTAGGAGCTGACCCCAGTAACATTCGCACTCAG GTGATCCGAATGGTCGGTGAGAGTGCAGAAACTGTTGGTGCTGGTGTTGGAGGTGGAAGCTCTAACAGCAAGATGCCGACACTTGAGGAATATGGCACAAACTTGACAAAGCTAGCTGAGGAG gGTAAGCTGGATCCTGTTGTTGGAAGGCAGTCACAAATCGAACGAGTCACTCAGATTCTGGGACGTCGAACAAAGAATAATCCTTGCCTCATTGGGGAGCCTGGTGTCGGAAAGACAGCAATTGCAGAAGGCCTTGCTCAAAGAATTGCAAATGGCGATGTCCCTGAAACAATTGAGGGAAAGAAG GTGATAACCCTAGATATGGGTCTTCTTGTTGCTGGCACAAAGTACCGTGGGGAATTTGAAGAAAGATTGAAGAAGTTGATGGAAGAGATAAAACAAAGTGATGACATTATTCTGTTTATTGATGAGGTTCACACACTAATTGGTGCTGGAGCAGCGGAAGGTGCAATTGATGCTGCTAATATATTGAAGCCAGCTCTTGCTAGAGGTGAATTGCAG TGTATTGGGGCTACGACACTTGATGAATACCGCAAGCATATTGAGAAAGATCCAGCATTAGAAAGAAGATTCCAACCCGTCAAGGTTCCTGAACCTTCTGTTGAGGAAACAATACAAATTTTGAAAGGACTTCGAGAGCGATATGAAATTCACCACAAGCTTCGGTACACTGATGATGCTGTTGTTGCTGCAGCCGAGTTGTCTCACCAATATATCAG TGACCGTTTTCTTCCTGATAAAGCAATTGATTTGATTGACGAAGCTGGATCTCGTGTTCGGCTTCGCCATGCACAG CTACCGGAGGAAGCAAGAGCACTTGAAAAAGATCTTAGACAGATTACAAAGGAGAAAAATGAAGCGGTTCGTGGAcaggactttgaaaag GCAGGGGAGCTACGAGATAGAGAAATGGATCTTAAAACTCAAATATCAGCTCTTATTGATAAGACTAAGGAGATGAGTAAAGCTGAGAGCGAGGCCGGTGATGAGGGTCCCACCGTGACAGAAGCTGACATTCAGCATATTGTCTCTACTTGGACTGGTATACCCGTAGAGAAAGTCTCGAGTGATGAATCAGAGCGCCTTCTCAAAATGGAAGACACCCTCCACACGCGAATCATTGGTCAAGACGAAGCAGTGAAGGCCATAAGCCGTGCCATCCGCCGAGCCCGTGTTGGTCTCAAAAACCCCAACCGTCCTATAGCCAGTTTCATCTTTTCTGGACCCACTGGTGTCGGAAAATCTGAACTTGCAAAATCACTAGCCGCCTATTACTTTGGTTCAGAAGAAGCCATGATCCGTCTTGACATGAGTGAGTTCATGGAGAGACACACAGTCTCAAAACTCATTGGTTCGCCTCCCGGATATGTTGGTTACACCGAAGGAGGTCAATTAACAGAGGCAGTGCGCCGGCGCCCTTATACTGTCGTactttttgatgaaattgaaaagGCTCATCCGGATGTCTTCAATATGATGCTTCAAATTCTTGAAGATGGAAGGTTGACTGATAGCAAGGGGCGAACAGTTGACTTCAAGAACACACttttaataatgacatcaaATATAGGAAGTAGTGTGATTGAAAAGGGTGGAAGAAGAATAGGATTTGATCTCGATTATGATGAGAAAGATAGCAGTTACAATAGAATCAAGAGTTTGGTCACGGAGGAACTTAAACAGTATTTTAGGCCAGAATTCCTGAACAGATTGGATGAAATGATAGTGTTTAGACAGTTGACCAAGTTGGAAGTTAAAGAAATAGCTGACATAATGTTAAAAGAAGTATTCGAAAGGTTAAAGGTTAAAGAAATAGAACTTCAGGTGACAGAGAGATTTAGGGATAGAGTGGTGGAAGAAGGTTATAACCCTAGTTATGGTGCAAGGCCATTAAGAAGAGCTATAATGAGGCTTCTGGAGGATAGTATGGCGGAGAAGATGCTTGCACGTGAGATCAAGGAGGGGGATTCAGTCATTGTAGATGTCGATTCAGATGGTAATGTGACTGTTCTGAATGGTAGTGGTGGAGCTCCACCTGAGGTGTTACCTGAACCAATTACAGTGTAG
- the LOC122587279 gene encoding mitochondrial phosphate carrier protein 3, mitochondrial-like, whose protein sequence is MDNYYYNSSNNNLQQSVIPMFLYSSSSSSKHLIDFEHFIASRRNSASSSSNCKMEIYSPAYYLTCSLGGIFSCGFTHMAVTPLDLVKCNMQINPAKYKTIACGFGTLLKEQGIKGFFTGWVPTLLGYGVQGACKFGFYEFFKKAYSDIAGEENAAKYKTLIYLAGSASAEVIADIALCPFEAVKVRLQTNPGFATGLSDGFLKFINVEGTSGLYKGLGPLWGRQIPYTMMKFASFETIVELLYKHAVPIPKDQCSKSLQLGVSFVGGYVAGILCAVVSHPADNLVSFLNNSQGATVGNAVKKLGLLGLFTRGLPLRILMIGTLTGAQWGIYDAFKVLVGLPTTGGAISTCKRNSPGN, encoded by the exons atggataattattattataacagtAGTAATAATAATCTGCAGCAATCGGTGATCCCAATGTTTCTCTATtcgtcttcatcttcttcaaagcATTTGATCGATTTCGAACATTTTATTGCCAGCAGACGGAATTCAGCGTCATCGTCTTCCAACTGTAAAATGGAGATATATTCGCCTGCTTATTACTTGACATGTAGCTTAGGTGGCATTTTCAGCTGTGGATTCACTCATATGGCCGTTACTCCTCTCGATTTAGTCAAATGCAATATGCAG ATCAATCCTGCAAAATACAAGACCATTGCTTGCGGTTTTGGAACATTACTGAAGGAGCAGGGAATTAAAGGGTTTTTTACAGGCTGGGTGCCAACCTTGTTAGGTTATGGTGTGCAAGGTGCTTGCAAGTTTGGGTTTTATGAGTTCTTTAAGAAAGCCTACTCTGACATTGCCGGTGAAGAGAATGCAGCCAAATATAAAACATTGATCTACCTTGCCGGCTCTGCATCAGCAGAAGTCATTGCTGATATCGCCCTTTGCCCTTTTGAGGCAGTTAAGGTTCGTCTCCAAACAAATCCTGGATTTGCCACAGGTTTATCAGATGGCTTCCTAAAGTTTATTAACGTCGAAGGCACTTCTGG GCTATACAAAGGGCTGGGACCTCTTTGGGGGCGACAAATTCCCT ACACAATGATGAAGTTTGCATCTTTTGAGACGATAGTGGAGTTGCTATACAAGCACGCTGTCCCCATACCAAAAGATCAATGTAGCAAAAGTTTGCAACTTGGAGTGAGCTTCGTTGGTGGGTATGTCGCTGGTATTCTATGTGCAGTCGTCTCTCACCCTGCTGATAATTTGGTTTCTTTCCTCAACAATTCTCAAGGTGCTACTGTCGGCAAC GCTGTCAAGAAGTTAGGTTTGTTAGGTCTGTTCACTCGCGGTCTTCCTCTTCGTATCTTAATGATTGGAACTCTTACTGGAGCACAATGGGGCATTTATGATGCTTTCAAAGTTCTCGTTGGACT gccTACTACTGGTGGTGCTATTTCTACCTGCAAAAGGAATTCTCCAGGAAACTAA
- the LOC122587378 gene encoding serine carboxypeptidase-like 45 codes for MSVFLVFFMLCSLMVVHEASLLAEHDKILKLPGQPPVGFQQFAGYVTLDAKKQRALFYYFVEAEVDPASKPLVLWLNGGPGCSSLGVGAFSENGPFRPNGQGLVRNEYSWNTEANMLYLETPVGVGFSYDSSNSSANEVVTDAITARDNLVFLHKWFLKFPQYQQRDLFITGESYAGHYIPQLAELMVQFNKKHNIFNLKGIALGNPVLEYATDLNSRAEYFWSHGLISDSTYNLFTSACNYSRYVSEYYRDSVSPICSKVYSQVSRETSRFVDKYDVTLDVCIPSVLSQSMVITPQQVTERVDVCVEDETVNYLNRRDVRRALHARLVGVRKWDVCSNILDYELLNIEIPTINIVGSLINEGIRVLVYSGDQDSVIPLMGSRSLVHRLATELGLKITIPYRVWFEGQQVGGWTQVYGNIFSFATIRGASHEAPFSQPERSLVLFRSFLKGNPLPETF; via the exons ATGAGTGTTTTTTTGGTGTTTTTTATGCTGTGTTCTTTGATGGTGGTACATGAAGCTTCATTATTAGCTGAACATGACAAGATTTTGAAGTTACCTGGACAACCACCAGTTGGATTTCAACAGTTTGCCGGTTATGTTACTTTAGATGCCAAGAAACAAAGAGCACTTTTTTACTATTTTGTTGAAGCTGAAGTTGATCCAGCCTCAAAGCCATTAGTTCTTTGGTTAAATGGAG GGCCTGGATGTTCATCACTTGGTGTTGGAGCATTTTCTGAAAATGGACCTTTTAGGCCTAATGGTCAGGGTCTGGTAAGAAATGAGTATAGTTGGAACACAG AGGCAAACATGTTGTATTTGGAGACCCCAGTGGGAGTTGGATTCTCTTATGATTCATCAAATTCCTCTGCTAATGAAGTTGTCACTGATGCAATAACAG CCAGGGACAATCTTGTGTTCTTGCACAAATGGTTTTTGAAATTCCCTCAATATCAGCAGAGGGATCTATTCATAACAGGAGAAAGTTATGCAG gTCACTATATACCACAACTAGCAGAACTCATGGTTCAATTCAACAAAAAgcacaacattttcaacttAAAAGGAATTGCT CTAGGAAATCCAGTTTTGGAGTATGCAACTGATTTAAATTCAAGAGCCGAATACTTTTGGTCTCATGGGCTTATATCGGATTCAACATACAATTTGTTCACATCTGCATGTAATTATTCACGCTATGTGAGCGAATACTATAGAGATTCGGTTTCACCAATATGTTCAAAAGTTTATAGTCAAGTAAGCAGAGAAACCAGTAGATTTGTGGACAAATACGACGTTACTCTAGACGTTTGTATTCCCTCTGTTCTCTCCCAATCCATGGTCATTACTCCTCAG CAAGTAACCGAGAGGGTTGACGTTTGTGTAGAGGACGAAACAGTTAACTATCTTAACCGGCGTGATGTCCGTAGAGCCCTACATGCACGCTTGGTTGGAGTTCGAAAATGGGATGTTTGTAGCAA CATCCTGGATTATGAGCTGCTCAACATCGAGATCCCCACAATCAACATTGTGGGATCACTCATCAACGAAGGAATTCGAGTTCTTGTTTATAG tggggACCAAGATTCTGTAATTCCTTTGATGGGAAGCCGGTCATTAGTCCATCGCCTTGCTACCGAACTAGGACTCAAGATTACCATCCCATATCGGGTTTGGTTTGAGGGTCAACAG GTTGGAGGGTGGACACAAGTGTATGGGAATATATTCTCGTTTGCAACTATACGAGGTGCGTCCCATGAAGCCCCATTTTCGCAGCCAGAGAGATCCTTGGTGCTGTTTCGGTCCTTTCTAAAAGGAAATCCGTTACCAGAAACGTTTTGA
- the LOC122587278 gene encoding poly(A) polymerase I-like, which yields MEMGLRIGYSYHTHFRFNSSLFRRLSNVRMSCVAAIGDDPESFSNDSVIYHDKGVEGRRKGPEWKKFSSKELGISNSMIPGPTRKVLNGLKRRGFDVYLVGGCVRDLVLKRTPKDFDVLTTAELKEVTKAFPSVNIVGKRFPICHVHFGEYIVEVSSFSTSARYPIEESVMALQRHDGCDEKDHSRWRNCLERDLTINGLMFDPYAKTVYDYVGGIDDIKRAKVRTIHPASFSLVEDCARILRAVRIAARLGFGFSREIAHTIKHLAHSVLLLDKGRHLMEMNYMLAYGSAEPSLRLLWRFGLLELLLPIQAAYFVRDGFKRRDKKSNMLLSLFSNLDKLLAPDRPCHSSLWVAMLAFHMSFLDRPRDPLVVAVFSLAVYNGGNMEEAIEIAKKISKLHDTNYHELSEPQSLEEKALKREVLELGVSVKRALSNMTDTYYVSRAMKSYPKAPRSDLMFIPLHLYLKAVKIFECVNQGKEATFVPKQGGKIDYELLAMGSLQEVRHVFARIVFDTVYPLDLG from the exons ATGGAGATGGGCTTAAGGATAGGATATTCATATCACACTCATTTTCGTTTCAATTCCTCTCTTTTTCGTCGCCTTTCAAAT GTCCGTATGAGCTGTGTTGCTGCAATTGGTGATGACCCAGAAAGTTTCTCCAATGATTCTGTTATTTATCATGATAAAG GTGTTGAAGGTAGAAGAAAGGGACCAGAGTGGAAGAAGTTTAGTTCAAAGGAGCTCGGGATCTCGAATTCCATGATTCCAGGGCCTACTCGTAAAGTTCTAAATGGTCTTAAAAGAAGAG GATTTGATGTGTACCTTGTTGGTGGTTGTGTACGGGATCTCGTATTAAAACGCACTCCAAAAGACTTTGATGTATTAACTACAGCAGAATTGAAAGAG GTGACGAAAGCTTTTCCTTCGGTTAACATTGTTGGAAAACGGTTTCCTATTTGCCATGTGCACTTTGGTGAATATATTGTAGAG GTTTCGAGCTTTAGCACTTCAGCAAGGTATCCTATAGAGGAGTCTGTTATGGCCTTGCAACGACACGACGGATGTGATGAGAAGGATCATAGTCGTTGGAGGAATTGCTTGGAGCGCGATTTAACAATAAACGG ATTGATGTTTGATCCTTATGCAAAGACAGTTTACGACTATGTAGGAGGAATTGACGATATAAAACGAGCTAAA GTACGAACTATCCATCCTGCAAGCTTCTCATTGGTGGAGGATTGTG CTCGCATACTGCGCGCCGTTAGAATTGCTGCTCGTTTGGGGTTTGGCTTCTCAAGAGAGATTGCTCATACAATTAAACACCTTGCACACTCGGTTCTACTGCTTGATAAG GGGAGGCATCTTATGGAAATGAATTACATGCTAGCATATGGTTCTGCAGAACCTTCATTGAGGTTATTATGGAGATTTGGTCTCTTAGAATTGCTCTTACCAATTCAG GCAGCATATTTTGTTCGTGATGGTTTCAAGAGAAGAGATAAGAAGAGCAATATGCTTTTG TCATTGTTTTCAAACTTGGATAAGCTTCTAGCACCAGATCGACCATGTCATAGTAGTCTATG GGTGGCAATGTTGGCGTTTCATATGTCATTTTTGGATCGACCAAGGGATCCTTTAGTGGTTGCTGTATTTAGCCTTGCTGTCTATAATGGAGGAAATATGGAGGAAGCCATTGAGATAGCCAAAAAAATTTCCAAACTGCATGATACAAACTACCACGAGCTATCTGAGCCTCAGAGCTTGGAGGAGAAGGCACTGAAAagggaggttttggagcttggGGTATCAGTTAAGAGGGCACTATCCAACATGACTGATACATACTATGTCTCGCGAGCAATGAAAAGTTACCCCAAAGCACCTCGTTCTGATTTA ATGTTTATCCCTCTACACTTGTATCTAAAGGCTGTCAAGATATTTGAATGTGTGAATCAAGGTAAGGAAGCTACATTTGTGCCAAAGCAAGGTGGCAAGATTGATTATGAGTTGCTAGCAATGGGCAGTTTACAGGAAGTGCGTCATGTTTTTGCTAGGATCGTCTTTGATACCGTATATCCTCTGGACCTTGGCTGA